The following proteins are encoded in a genomic region of Alnus glutinosa chromosome 8, dhAlnGlut1.1, whole genome shotgun sequence:
- the LOC133874697 gene encoding uncharacterized protein LOC133874697 produces the protein MSHHTRSDSENSSDIEELLQIGTRCRELRKEKDMLKDSQSQSFEMIRRLELHVNSLSKAHTEDKKHIQKLEKELLNCSQEIDYLQDQLNARNTEVNRLEEHVHNLELKLADMEDVQEKVNRLREELKRSDLERLFLMQELESKEVDLQKSTLCIEKLEESISSMALESQCEIESMKLDIMTLDQSCFEAKKIREETVEEKARMNELIQELEVQFQDAQKIIECLDKENKKLKEKLDTSEMNARVFYQRIEEWLANKMSTSKEMSTCGEVLGPILSKLAVVSGPDADSRMKMEKMSRQVQEYELLVKQLKEELREEKLKAKEEAEDLAQEMAELRYQITGLLEEECKRRACIEHASLLRIAELEAQVQKENRKSFAAVMHLHEV, from the exons ATGTCGCATCACACAAGGAGTGATAGTGAAAACTCTTCAGACATTGAGGAACTCTTACAGATTGGAACTAGATGTAGAGAG ttaaggaaagaaaaggacATGCTGAAAGATTCACAGTCCCAAAGCTTCGAAATGATCCGA aGACTAGAACTACATGTGAATTCATTGTCAAAGGCTCATACAGAAGACAAGAAACACATTCAAAAGTTGGAAAAAGAGCTGTTGAACTGCTCTCAAGAAATAG ATTACCTGCAGGATCAACTAAATGCAAGGAACACAGAGGTGAACCGCCTGGAAGAGCATGTACACAACCTTGAGCTGAAATTAGCAGACATGGAAGATGTACAGGAGAAGGTTAACAGGTTAAGGGAGGAACTGAAGAGGTCTGATTTGGAGCGCTTGTTCTTGATGCAGGAACTGGAAAGCAAAGAAGTAGATTTACAAAAGTCAACTTTGTGTATAGAGAAACTAGAGGAGTCAATTTCATCGATGGCATTAGAGTCTCAATGTGAAATAGAAAGCATGAAGCTTGATATCATGACCTTGGACCAGAGTTGCTTCGAGGCTAAGAAAATCCGGGAAGAAACTGTTGAAGAAAAAGCTAGGATGAATGAGTTGATTCAAGAGCTTGAGGTTCAGTTTCAGGATGCACAAAAAATTATCGAATGTCTAGATAAGGAAAATAAGAAACTGAAGGAGAAGCTGGATACATCCGAAATGAATGCTAGAGTATTTTATCAAAGGATTGAAGAATGGCTGGCAAACAAGATGAGTACATCTAAAGAAATGAG CACTTGTGGAGAAGTCTTGGGTCCAATCCTTTCCAAATTGGCAGTGGTATCAGGACCAGATGCAGATTCAAGAATGAAGATGGAAAAGATGTCACGACAAGTCCAAGAATATGAACTGCTTGTGAAGCAACTTAAG GAAGAATTGAGAGAGGAAAAGTTGAAAGCAAAAGAAGAAGCAGAGGACCTAGCTCAAGAAATGGCTGAGCTAAGGTACCAAATTACAGGTTTGCTTGAAGAAGAGTGCAAGCGCCGTGCTTGCATCGAACATGCATCTTTGCTGAGAATTGCTGAATTAGAGGCACAG gttcaaaaagaaaatagaaaatcctTTGCTGCTGTCATGCACCTCCATGAAGTATAG
- the LOC133875781 gene encoding probable U3 small nucleolar RNA-associated protein 11, translated as MLSLRNAISRRAHKERAQPHSRRKFGLLEKHKDYVEHAQVFHKKEQTLQKLREKAAFRNPYEFYFRMIKTRTVDGVHKLESEANKYTQEELMLMKTQDMGYILQKLQNEKKGDKIEKLAAVLHSLDNQPSNRRVYYVEERKTAASYRELKARRNRVSQLEKLYMDMELQKELQKKGRKRKSCEDEIVCPTSKSVYKWRPERKR; from the exons ATGTTGTCGCTAAGGAATGCTATTAGTAGACGAGCTCACAAGGAACGAGCTCAACC GCATTCAAGGAGAAAATTTGGGCTTCTTGAAAAGCACAAGGACTATGTAGAGCATGCACAAGTATTCCACAAAAAGGAGCAGACTTTGCAA AAACTTAGGGAGAAAGCAGCTTTCAGAAACCCATATGAATTTTACTTCCGGATGATCAAAACAAGAACTGTTGATGGAGTCCATAAATTAGA GAGTGAGGCAAACAAATACACTCAGGAAGAACTTATGCTGATGAAGACCCAAGATATGGGATACATTCTTCAGAAATTGCAGAATGAGAAAAAGGGAGAT AAAATTGAAAAGCTGGCTGCTGTGCTGCACTCTCTTGATAATCAGCCGTCAAATAGACGTGTTTACTATGTTGAAGAAAG gaaaacagcTGCTTCCTATAGAGAACTAAAAGCAAGGAGGAATAGAGTGAGTCAGTTGGAGAAACTCTATATGGATATGGAGTTGCAGAAGGAATTACAG AAAAAGGGTCGGAAGCGAAAATCATGCGAAGATGAGATTGTTTGTCCCACCTCTAAATCAGTATACAAGTGGCGGCCAGAACGAAAGCGTTGA